One Globicephala melas chromosome 4, mGloMel1.2, whole genome shotgun sequence genomic window carries:
- the SSR3 gene encoding translocon-associated protein subunit gamma, giving the protein MAPKGGSKQQSEEDLLLQDFSRNLSAKSSALFFGNAFIVSAIPIWLYWRIWHMDLIQSAVLYSVMTLVSTYLVAFAYKNVKFVLKHKVAQKREDAVSKEVTRKLSEADNRKMSRKEKDERILWKKNEVADYEATTFSIFYNNTLFLVLVIVASFFILKNFNPTVNYILSISASSGLIALLSTGSK; this is encoded by the exons ATGGCTCCCAAAGGCGGCTCCAAGCAGCAGTCCGAGGAGGACCTGCTCCTGCAGGATTTCAGCCGCAACCTCTCGGCCAAGTCCTCGGCGCTCTTCTTCGGGAACGCCTTCATCGTGTCCGCCATCCCCATTT GGCTATACTGGCGAATATGGCATATGGATCTTATTCAGTCTGCTGTTCTGTATAGTGTGATGACCCTAGTAAGCACATATTTGGTAGCCTTTGCATACAAAAATGTGAAATTTGTTCTCAAGCACAA agTAGCACAGAAGAGGGAGGATGCTGTTTCCAAAGAAGTGACTCGAAAACTTTCTGAAGCTGATAACAGAAAGATGTCTCGGAAGGAAAAAGATGAAAG AATCTTGTGGAAGAAGAATGAAGTTGCTGATTATGAAGCTACAACATTTTCCATCTTCTATAATAACACCCTATTTCTGGTCTTGGTCATTGTTGCTTCCTTCTTTATACTGAAGAACTTCAACCCCACAGT GAACTACATTTTGTCCATAAGTGCTTCGTCGGGCCTCATCGCCCTCCTGTCTACTGGCTCCAAGTAG